CATGCCAAGGGCTGGAAATCACTGTTCGTCAACGAACGCTTGGTTAGCGGTCAAGCCGCGACCGACGTCTCGACGTTCAACACCCAGCGTCTGCGTTGGGGCGAGGGCAACCTCGGAATCTTCGCCTACGACAACCCAATCACCCTCCCCGGCCTGACACTCGCACAGCGACTGTGCTACCTCGGATCGATGCTTAGCTGGACCACCGGCATTCAAAAGCTGCAACTGTACATCGCGCCCATGCTGATGCTGCTAACCGGCGTCGCTCCGGTTGCCGAACTCAGCTGGACGCTCGGGATCATCACGATCCTTTACATGCTTGCTATTTGGACCGCCGTCACCGTCACAGCCAACGGACACGGCAACTTGGTTGGCACGGAACTGACACACATGGCGGCCTTCTGGACGCAAATCCAGTCGTGCTATCGAGCCGTTTTCAAACGCAAAAAGACAACCTTCGTCGTCACCTCCAAAAGCGGTCGCCAAACCAACAGCATCCGCAAATTCATCATGCCGCAGTGCCTCTACATTGGCGGCAGTGCCCTCGCGATTGCTTGGGCAACCACCAAGTATGTGGTCGGAATCAGTAACGACCTTCCTGGTTTGATGGTGGGATCGCTGTTGTTACTAAGCCAATGCTGGTTCGCCTGGCAAGTCATCCGTCGTGCATTGCGGGTCGCCGATGGCGCACAAGACTCCTGGCGGCATCCCTGCGCACTGCACCTAAGCTATTCGTTCAAAACAGACGATTCCAACGTTGCGGGAAACGCCGTGACTTGCGATCTGAACGAGACCGGAATCGGATTTCATGCATTCGAAGAGTTCAACATGAACCAAGAAATGCAGGTCACGATATCCGCGATGGGATTGTCGACGACCTGCCCCGTTCGCATCCGCCACAAGAAGCTCGGCTTGGCGTCAAACTCCGGTCGTGACGGGAACGCCTCCAGTTGGCGCTACGGCTGTGAATTCGTTTCTCCGTCCACCGAAAGTCTATCGGTGATCTGGCGACTGTGTTCGGACTACGCGGTTGCGCGGATGTACGACAAGTTCAACGCTCGCAAAAACCAAGATCGACCGGAATCGATCGAGACTCAATTGGCATCCAGTAAGATGGCTCGTGAAAGGGTCAATCTGCCCATCACGATTTCAGACGAATTCGGAAACCAACGACCGACCGTCACCGAGGGACTCACCTCGACCGGATGCATCGTGTTGCTAGATGAGTGCACGCAATCCATGCGGGAGTTCCGGATCGCAATTTCAACGCCGCTGGGACGTGTCTCGGGAACCGCCGTCGTGAAGCACGTGCACCGCACCGTGTTGGGTTGCACGCCGATGCAATTTGTTGAACTTCAGTTTTGTGACTTTGTCGGCGAAGGACGCAGTATCCTGCTGTCCCTCTGCAGCGCCAGTGGCGAAACCAAGGTCAGCAATGTCGTCAAACTCCGGCCCCCCGAACGCCAACTCCCCAGCCTACGCCCCGCCATGTTGGCCGGTTCGCTGGCAGTCGCTGCGTCGATCATTGCCATCATGGGCACGCTGTTCTGGAACCAAGATGATCTGTTGATCTCGTCCAGTCGTGACGCGGTCGTCGTGTCCGCTCAAACGCACGAAAAGCTGTCCGTGCTGCTTTCCAAAACACTCGCAAACCCGAATTCCGATGAAAATCGTCTCGTCAAACTGCGGGACATCTTCCAACAAATCAAAGATATCGAGAGCATTGAAAAGCTCAATGAAGCGATCATGCTCCGCGATGCCAAATCGTTCACCGCCAGACTCTGCCGAGCTCGGACGTTCGACGGCGTCGGCCAGTTTGAAAAGGCCGCCCCGATGTACGCTGAGATGCTCGCTAGCGAGGACGAACAGGTCGATGAGATTGAACGCCACGATCTACTAATCTCGGCTGGACGCAACTCCGCCAACCTGGGCGACTTCGCCACGGCAGTCAAGCGTTTTGACCAAGTCGACAAAGCTAGCTTCGAAACCGAACCAAACCTTCGTCGTGAATACGCTGGCTTGCTGGCCAAGACCGGCAAGCTGAACGAAGCGATCAACCTGCTGAATCCTTATGGCAGCAACAATCGCAAGGACCGTCTTTTGATGGCGCAATTGCTGGCCGCCGACCAACACTTCGCTCAGGCCATGCATCACTGCCAAGCGATCCTAGCCGACAATCCTTCCGATCGCGATGCCTTGCGACTGATGGCGGATTGTGGACTCGCCAAACAACAATTCCCGACCGCGGCGTACCACCTCGAGCGATTGGTCAACCTAGAACCCAACGACACGGGAGCACTCAAACAGTTAGCTCTTTCGTACCTATGGGGGCGTCAAGGAAGCCGTGCAGTCAAGCTGACTCAAAACATGCTGGCATCCGCGCCACACGATCTCGAACTGCAACGTGCCTTTGTTGAGGCAACCACCTTGGTACCTCACCTGACACGACAACAAACCAGATTGCTGACTGAAATCGCAACCCAACGTGCAATCGGTGATTCCGATCTAGCGACCAACGAGTTGCTTGTCAGCGCCTTGGTCAAGCATCGCCAAAGCGAATCATTAATCCCGCTGTTGACCGAATTAGTCCAAAGCAATCCGCAGAAGATCTCGCTTCGGATCCAACTGGTTGATCTATTGGAGGCCCGCGGAGACTACCAACTAGCCGAGCCCCACCTACGGTATCTGATGACCGCGACAGGTCAAAGCGGAACTCAAACAAGGTTGGTCGCCAGCAACGCCAACAAGGTTTTGTCAGAATAGACCGCTCCGGTACTAGGGCAACCGAATGGTGCAAAACGCACCGACTCCCACACTAGTGTACACCTTCGAAAAGATCCCGGACGTCTTCACGTCGGTGCTGAGCCACCCGCGGTAGTCACGATGTGCTTTCAACTCGACCAGTCCGTAACCGACGCTGTCTGAATCAATCCGCGCACCGCCATAGATGGAATACCAATGTTCATCAGCACCGCGGAAGTTGTGAGGACTGACCCAGCGGCGATACTCCAACCCCGAAGTCCCAAAAGAAAAAGCGTCTGGACTGAAGTATGGATGCAAGATACCGAACAGATCATCGGGATTCGCGTTGAACACCGTCTGCTCGTCGAACGACAGGAAGTTTAACCCGGACTTCAAACGCCATTGATTGCGTCCCGGCGAGAGCAAAAAGTTGCTCTGCATCACTACTTCGTGGGTCGTGTTGCTATCGGAATAGCCTGCGAACCGATACATCGCATCCACATCCCAACGCCATGAAAGATTCGCAGCCGCATTCAACTCCAGCCCGCCGCGATACACGTCTTGTCGAATTGACTCGCCATTCGCAGCGACGTTCTCCAGGAAGCCTGTGATCCCCAAGTGAACGTCACGCGGCGTTCGCCAACGCAGACCAGTGCGAAATGGAACCCGCGTGCGGAAGCCTGCATCGTATTGCTCAAACTCGGCGATCGCAAAGAAGTTCACGAAGTCCAGCGGCTTGGTCTGAATCCCCAGAATCCCCACATTGCCGTCCGCACTGGTGCCCTGTTTCGGTCGCAAAAAGCGATGAGCATAACCCGCGATCAAGAACTCATCTTGATCCCCCATCGGACGCACACCCAGCGTTTCCAGCCGCATGGTCGTGATGTCGGTCAATCCCTGGCGTCCGGAACGATACTCATATTCGAAAGAGTTCGATAGCTGCGGATGGGTTTCCAATTGCATCCGTCGCAATGCGATCCGGGCCTCCGTATGACACGGATCCTTGGACAACAAATACTGATATTGGTCAATCGCCTTTTGTGTCAGATTCAGCGTCGCATAAACCTGGCCAAGATCGAATAGCGACTCTTGATTGGTCGGATCGATCTGATTCAGTTCACGGTACTTCCCCATCGCGTAACGCGGCCTCCAGTCCTTGTAGAACTTGGCACTGCGTTCGGCCTCAATGGATTGCAACCGGAAACCCGCTTGCTGATACTCAATTTCTAGATGCGACAAGTCAACATCCAACCCCGTCGAGCGGGGCAGGAAATCCTGGGGACGGTTTCGAGTCTTCGCCGCGATGTACTTGCAGTTCGCAGCATCCGCACCCTTCCAAGCAAACGTCAATCTTGCCTGCTCGAGCCGAGCCAGATCATGCTGAGGAAACGCGGTCAGGATTTTTTCGTAGTACTTGTTCCCGTTAGCGAATAGATTCGTGCGCGAGTAGGAACGCGCCAAACCAAGCTGCGCCCTCGTGTTCATCGGTGCCTTCACCAAGACCGATTGATACTCACCACGATCATCGCACGCTCCTGAACAGCGATTGCACATCGATCGCGACTCGGCCAACAGAATCATCACGAGTTCATTGCTGGGGTCAAACGCCAACGCTTGCTCAAGCAGTCGCTGGGCTAGGTCGCATCGGCAGTCCGACATCGCTAGCTTGGCAATCGTGACGCGGTCGCGAGTCACCGGAGCGAACGCACCCAATTCCGTCGATAAAACCTGCTCGGCTTCACCATGGCGATCCAGGTTCTCTAATACCTGATGGAGACCGTATCGAAGCTTCGCAGTATTCCCGCCCTGCATCTTCTTCACCAAAGTGAAGGTGTCCAAAGCCTCGATGTTCCGCCCTTGATAGAGCTGCGCGAACCCCAACGTCGTTTTCAGTTGAATCCGTAGCGAGAGCGGTGCCGGATGCCCGTCGGTGCTTGAAATGGCAGCATCGCAAAACGCTTCCGCGGACGAGAACTGCTTGCCACGAACCATGATATCAGCGATCGACGCCGCCGCAGCGATATCGCTTCGCGGTACGGCCCCCTGGGAATTGCTACCCGACGAGCGAGTCACTTGAGGTGCCGGTTCAAGAACTAGGGCAGCCTCTTCCACACGAAATTGCTTCAGAAGTGATTCAGCTAGCAGTTGGGATAGTGCGACGTCGCCCGGTCGAAGCGTCAATGCATGGCGAAAGGTGGTTTCCGCGCCACGATGATCACCAATCGCCAGGCTCAAACTGCCCGCCCCTTGAAGCACATCAACGTCCGCCGGATCGCTGGACAACAAAGATTGATAGATCGCATACGCTCGAGCATGTTCGCCCACCGCCGTCATGTAGTTGGCGGTCTCCAGGCGCACATCGCGTTCATCGCTACGATCAGCCAGCCCGTCCAACGTCGATTTCGCCGCGGGCATGTCGTAGAGACGCACGAAGACGCGGGCAATGCGGAGGCGCACTGCAACATCATCCGGTGCGATTAAGGTCGCGTCTTGATACAACTGCAACGCGAGCTGATCATGGCCCTCGCGATACAACTTGTCAGCCAAGCCAAGTCGAGAGACTTGGTCAAACGAAGGGTTCTCTCGCAGACTTTCCAGATAGGAATGAATGATGTCGTCGTTGCCGATCCGGGCGTTCGCCAAAACCAACGCCGCGGTCACCGAGGGGCTGCCTGGATCCGCTTGCAACAACCGCGTCAGTACTTCAATCGCTTCACCAGGTCGATCAAGTTCCAGCAATAGACTTGCCAGGTCGGCATCTACCTTGAACGGCAACGGCCCGAGTGACCGCAATCGACTTTCGTAGAACTGCCGTGCACTGTCTTGCTTGCCCTGCCACGCCAATATTCGGGCGTAGGTGATTTGCACCTGTGGACTTGCGTCGCTTCGGTTAACGATCTGCTGCAATGAGCTCGCCGCCAAGTCATGCTTGCCTTGCTGCAGCATGACGTTCGCGTACATGGAGTGATACTCGACCACATCCGGGAACTCAGCGATAAGCTGCTTTAGAACGATCTCGGCCTTGGCAAGCTGATTGGCTTGAATCAGCAAGCCAACGTACTCCGGTTTCACTTCACTATAGGTAGGGAACTCCGCGAGCAACTCTTCGAACCGTTGGATCGCAAGCGGCAAGTTCGACAGGCCTGCCGCGTTCCGCGCCGCACGAACCATCACCCCGCGTCGCAGTTCCTGCGTCACGATCGGCTCCGGCAACGTCTCAGCCCCCTGAACGCCTCCTGTTTCTGACGCCATCTCGCCCCCCGGAAACTCCAGCAGCTCAACCTTTTGTGGATAGCCACTCCACTTTGGGGCGGCAACGATGGATTGATGTTGCAGCGGCGTGGCAGTCAATACCGTGCTACCACTGTCGCTCGCAAACGTCCCAGGGACGGCCGCGTTCAATGCACCAGCGTCGTAGACACCCGTGCCTTGCATACCAACCCCAGCATGGTCAACCAAACCAATCGGGCTGGCTAACGGACGACCTCGCGAACTGTGAGTACTGGGAAGTCGGCTCGGCAGATGACGGGAGACCCCGCCAGGCACCGCACTCTGCAAACCGCTCTGCAAACCACTGGGCAAACCACTGGGCAAAGGACTCGCAACACGGGCCCAGTTCGGAACACTGGCCTGATTCGGCAAACCAACCGTGCCCTGGGTCGTCGCGGCTTTCGCCACGACAGACTCAGTTGGTTGCCGAACGAAGGCAGCACTCGTGATGTCAGTGGCCTGGCTCAGACCGCCAAGGGGAGCGAAGTCATACTCTTCAGCGAATGACCTACTGGATGCTCCAGCAAGCAAGCACCCAACCACAAGCCCCCAAGACGCAAAACGCGGGGAACGAGATCGTCGCGGTCCAGGTTGTCGTCGGTGCATGGCGACAGTCAAATTCAAAGCGACCACGGTGGTTGAAGCTGAATTCACGTCGGCGAAAGCGACCGCTCGCGATTCAAGAGTGATTGGGCTGGCACACTTTCATCGGATATGCCGGTTATGCCCAATAAGACAATCCCACAAAGCCTGCCGATTTATCCGGAAGTTGGGGGGGAAATCAGACTGAAGCAGGATCCGGAAGGCGACTAGCTGGCCACCGTTAAGCCTTCCCAAGCAGCAACGCTGGCCAAGCTTCGCAAAAAGGCAGATGACATCGCAAAGGACGAGGCTTCACCCGGTGCGGTTTCGATTGTCTACGTGGATCTCAACCACGAGCCACTTTGCCTAACACGCCCGCCTAACACGCCCGCCTAACACGCCAGCCCAGTAAGCCTGCCCAGCAAGCCTGCCCGTTCAGACTCACCCGTGTCGACCTAAACGACAATCCCGCCGGCTCCAACGAAGCCGGCGGGATGTCGTTCATTCGTTTTATCGAATTCGATACTATCGAGTTGGGACCAACTCGGCGTTTGCCCCCAGGGTTCCCTTCAATGCAGACGAGCTATGGTCCAACACGAACGGACCCAGCTTCCGGTCGAAGTGCAGCAACATCACAGTGTCATCGCTGGGTGAAGAGCGGCGGGCGGGCGTGAAGTTGGCTTGATAGAGTTCGCCTTTGGAAATCTTCACTTCATCGATCTTACCAATGAAGGGACGAGTTGGCTCACCAGCCTTGCCAGGATCCGCGCCGACATAGAGCGGCAATCGGTTCACGGTCCGCTTCCCGCTTCCAGGCTTGGAAGCCACTAGCTTCCCATCGACGTACAAGCGAACTTCGTTGCCGTCATAGACGCCGGCTAAGTGTGACCAACGATTCGTCGGCAAAACGTTGCTAGACCGCGAACTCACATAACGCTTGCCCAAGTGCACACTAAACTGCGGCACGCCTTCCTTCATGAAGAATGCGAACTCGCTGCTATGCATCTTCGCAACAATGCCCTGATCTCCAGCAACCTGCGATGGGTTCACCCACGCTTCCAAAGTGAAAGGTCCGTTCGGCAACTTCAAGTCAGCTGATCGAACCAATAACGCGGAACTTCCGTCGCGGACGTTCAAGCAACGATTCTCAGTCGCCTGAAAATAGTCCGCAGGGACCGCTCCCAGCTTCAACGATACCGGCATCGAAGTTGGTGGCAAGCTGATTCGTGCCGACTCACCAAGGTACTCCTTCTCAAAGACCAAACGTGGAACCGTCAGCTTCGACTTGGGATTGGCGGCACGGCTCAGTGCGATCTCAAGCTTCTTCGTTTCACCAGACTCGATCGTGAAGTGATCGTGGTCAAGCGAAGTCAACCAGTCTCGGCTTGCTGGATCGAATGACACGGTCATGTCAATGCTACGAGGTGCCGTGTTGGTTAACTCATAAACCACCACGCCGGAACCATTGCCATCGACATCCAATTGCACGTCATTGCTGACTTGCTTAGGACGTACCTTGCGAGCACCATCGACTTCGGCCAAAAATTCCGGCGTGAAGTCCGTTGGGTCAATCACCGCGCCCACGGGCAAGGCCGCAACGGTAACCGATTCAGGACGAACGGTAACGATGTTCAGGTGATGCAGGTATCCCGCGTCAGGGATATCAGCCGACAAATTTCCGCCCGTTGCCGCAAGAGCATAGTAGGCAATCCCGTCTTTGGGACCGTCAAAACGCATGTGGTGAATGTGGCCCGCGAACACAGCACTCACGTTGCCAGCATCGCGAAGCATTCCGTGAACCACATCCCAGTTGCCACCGGCGTATCCACCACCAATCCAACGTGGGTGATGCAAGAACACGAACACGTGATCCAGATCCTTGTGCAATTCAAGAGATTGCTGCAAGAACTTCAACTGTTCGTCGCTCATCTTCTGCAACCGACCTTCGCTGAAACTCTTCTCATTGGTGACCGGGTCGCCTTCGTCGCTGTAAAGGACGATGAAGCCGGAGTTCTTGTGTTCGAACGAATACCACAGTGGCCCAAAGTGCTCTTCGTAGTTCGACTCGTGCTGGCCTTGGGGAGCCTCGCCCTTGCCACGCCAGTAAACGTCGTGGTTTCCGGCTACCGGGAACCAACGCATCTTCAGCTTTTCCATGATGTCGCGGTACTCGGTCATCTCGGTCATCCACTTGGGTGACTCGTTGTAACCTTGGACCAAATCGCCGACCGTCATGACCAGGTCGGGATCGAGCAGGTTGGTGTCAACCACTGCTTGCTCAAGAACTTTCAATCCCGCTGGCACACCGCTGGTACGGTCTCCATAGATCACAAAGTGAAAAGCGTCTTCTTCGGTGGCCAGAGGCAGCACGCGAGAAACGCTGCGAGTGGTGAATGGTTTTTCGGCATGTTCGTGTGAGTGTTCATGCGAGTGTCCGTGTGCGCCTTCATGCGCATCAACGACAGACTGGGTGCTTAGGGTGACAAACAGCGTGGCTGCGATTGTCAAACGAAACGAAAGGCAATTCATGGAGTCCATTTCTTAGGGTGGAACAGAGGTTCAAAGGCTGAAACCAGCGGTGACGAAGATCCAACAAAGAACTCAGACAAGGCCGGTGGCGCGGGGCAAGAACCTATCTTCACAATGAGCATTTTTGATTAAGAAAATGCGTGGGAATCATGAAACAACTGGATTCTGCTTTCGACAGTGAACCCTACCAAACTCACGAGGCATGGGCCCCCATCAACACCCCCGACGCCTCACTTCCATGCGGGGGAGTCGCTGCCTTCTCTATAGAAAATATTGAAGAAGCCGAAACGCTTTAGGGGAGCACAGGCTTCATTACGAGCGGAATAACGCGGCAACCAAATGACTAAGAAGCGAGCGAGAAGACGTTCACACGATCTTAGCATTCTCATCGCTCAAAATACGCAATCGGTTTGTATCGTCTCCCGCAATCAAAGCCCGCCAACGGTTTGTGTGTTGGACAACGACGGGCGTTCGAATAATCTTTACCATTCAAGGAGGACATGCGTGTCCATCGTTCACCGAGTCGCACAAGACCACCAGCTTAACGCGTCTAGCCCACGCTCCACTCGTCGCAGTGGGTTCACTTTGGTTGAACTACTGGTTGTCATCGCCATTATTGGCGTTCTTGTCGGGCTCCTTTTACCCGCGGTCCAGGCCGCACGTGAAGCCGCTCGCCGAATGAGCTGCCAGAACAACATGAAGCAGTTCGGGTTGGCCATGCACAACCACATGTCTGCTTTCCAAGCCTTCCCACCCGGACACGTGAACTACGATGAGTCCAAGAACCGCTACAAGACCGGTGGCTGGCAACACGGTCAAAACGAATTGGGCTGGCACTGGCTGCCAATGTTGTTCCCTTACATGGAACAACCCGCGTTGTGGGAACGCGTCCAAGTGTGCGAAGACGATCGCAGTGACGAACACACCTCGAACCCATGCGACCACTGCGAGTACATGGACGACAACTTCAACTTCGGGCGTGAACAGCTCTCCGGGTTCGACCAATGCCCTTCCGCACCGTCGGACACCACCCAATTTTCGGATGGCACCTACGGCCTCGAGGCACTCGCCAAGGGCAACAACTACGCTGCCAGCTGGGGATCCGGCGATATGCTGTCTTGGGAAGAAAATGAAACCCGCGGTGCATTCGGTACCTACTATGTTTCTCAAGAGAAAATCATCACCGCAGTGGGCGGCGTTAACACAGCAGGCGACCGTTTCCAAAACCGCAACGGAATGCGAAGCCGTGACTTCTTGGACGGCCTGAGCAACACGATGGCGATGAGCGAAATCCTTTCGGCCGGCGATTCCAAGGACATCCGCGGCACTTGGATGTCACCTGCCATGGGTGCCACCATCTTCTCGGCCTTCTACAACCCCAACTCCTCCGAAAAGGATGTACTGGCCGCTTGTGACGAAACGATTCCGGACGATGTTCCTGGGCAATTGCCTTGTCTGGAAGAACGCGACACCTCCGCCATCTACGCGGCCGCTCGCAGCCAACACGTCGGCGGCGTCAATGTCCTGATGGCTGACGGAGCAGTTCGTTTCATGACCGACTCAGTTGACAACCTCAATATCTGGCGACCACTAAGCACCGCACAGAACAAAGAAGTGATCAACGAAGGACTTTAGTCACCACTTGCGAGAGTGACGCGACGGCTTACTCAATTTTGCATCTCAGCGAAGTCGCTGGATGCGACTATCTCAGTGGTCGAAACTGACTGGCGGAGCGAAACAATCTCTCCGGCTGCAAAAAGCCACCATGTATTGCGGCGGGCGAAACACTAAGTCTCCAACGTGCCAATGGGCACAAGGCGGCTTAGCCTCGTCCGCTGCGGCCTTTGGTTCGCAGTAGTATCTCGTTCGCTAAAGCTTCCCGCTCAAGACGGCAATTTGTTCACGACAACTCGCTACTCAGCTCTGTCTGAACGAGGCACAAGTATCACAATCCTACACTACTAGAAAAGAAACGATGAAGACGAAACTTTGTTTGGCAATCACGATGACTGTCCTCGCATTCACCTCCGTGGGTTGCGGGTCGTCCGCCCCGCCTAAACCAACCGATGAACAAAACGCCTTTGCCAGCGTCGAAGGACTCGGCGACATGGCTGGTGACGACGCTTCGTTTGCAAAAGCATTCGTCGCCGGTGCCGTCCCGAAAAATCGCAAGGACTACAGCGAACGAGGATACGAAGTCGTTGGTGAAGCCACTTTCAATGGCGACACCGTGACTGTACCTGTCAAAATTTTCGGCGGCGTTCATTCAACCGGTGGCAATGAACGAGCGGGTGCGTCGACCAGCACGGCGACCGAAACCGAAAAGGTGTGGACCCTGATCCGCATTGAAGACAAGTGGAAGTTGAAAGACGCTCCACTCAGCTGAACCTTCCTCAACAGGCGTTTTTCGGTGTGCGTTTAAGCGTCACCGAAAAACGCTCTCGTCGATTATAGAGTTCACTCCATCGACCTAATCAGCGGCGAGTGATCCAGACGCCCAATGTGTTTCGATTCGCCCATCGAGTAGTCTGCCCGGCGTTCCTGGCAGAAACCGAAAGCGCGATCGTCGCTCGTCGACCCAATTGAGGTCGCGCCGTCCGCCACTCGAGCTCAACTCGATTCCTTTCATCCTCTCCGTTCACGCGTGCCCAAGAATTTGGCGAATCTCTCGACTTCCGCCTTCTCAGTTCGGATCGCGGTCACAGCCATTGTGATCACATTCCTTGCCGCCTGGGCAGTCCTGCGTGCTGGCACCGATTCGGCGACCCAACCAGCCCCATCGACCGTCACCCAATCGCGTGCTTCGATCGCGGCAAACCCCGCGTTGACCGCTTCCCCTTCGGCACCGCCCCAACGTGGGATTGAAGAACGACTGCCCCCGCGTGCTCGTCAATCGGTCGATGCCTGGCGGCAATTCGTATCGGCAAAATTTGCTGGCGATCATTCTTGTGCGGAATGCCACGAAGCTGAGTATGCCGCCCATCAACGGTCCGGTCATTCACGAACATTGACACTGATGCATCAATCCCCCTTGGCCGATAAACTGGCCGAACAAGGCAGCTACCAAGACTCACGCCGAGACCAGACCTTCCAGTTCAAGACCACCCCCAACCACTCGAGCAACGTCTCACCGAAGCAAGCCAGCGACCAACCCAGTGAAGCGTTTCTGGTCAGTGAGGCAGCCCACGCGGCGGGAGTCGTGGTCCCGGTAACGTGGTTGCTTGGTTCCGGCATCCATGCTCAAACGCCGATCGCGGTTGATGAAATCACGCAAAGCGGCGTGGAGTTGCGTTGGTCAGCATTCGCCGGTCAAGAAGATATCGGGATCACGCCCGATCACGAAAGGTTCGACGACTTCCAGGCCGGCACGATCGAGTGCTTCGGACGACCACTCGACGCGTCCGACATCCGTGCTTGCCTCGGTTGCCACAGCACACTGGCTGCACCGCCATCGCTTCCCATCATGCAATCGCTAGTCATTGAAAATGTGGGCTGCGAACGATGCCATGGCCCCCGGAAAGATCACGTCACGCTTGCCAAACAAGGACTCGCCGAACAGGCCAAACCACTGCTGAAGTATGAAACCGCGGAAGCTTACATGGATGCCTGCGCGACCTGCCATCGAGACGAATCGTCCGTGCAAGCGGACGCCACGCCCAGCGAGTTGGCGAGGTTCCAGCCTTACGGAATCAAACGCAGTCGTTGCTATCTTGAAACGCCAGGGAACCTGACCTGTTCGACCTGTCATGATCCCCACGACACGGTCTCGCACGATCGATCCCGTTCGATCGCACAGTGCAAACAATGCCATGGCGGAACCGAGGACGGTCCATCCACCAAACACGTTGGACCGATCCCGATCGATTCCCAAACGGTTTGCCCCGATCAGCCATCCGGTGACTGCATCGAATGCCACATGCCCGCTGTCTCTTGGACTGCAGGGATTTCATTCCATGACCATTGGATTCGAGTCCAATGAGCGAAGCGGCCAACGTCTCTCAACCGAACAAATCAGGATTCCTGTTTTCCCCGGGCATCGATCTCTTCTTTGTGATCAACGTGGCATGGCCGTTGATCTTTTTGGTGGATCGAGTCGGTGGGGTGACCACGCATCAAAGCCTCTTGTTCTGGCAAATCTATTTTGTCACCGCGCCGCATCGCTGGATCACACTCGCGTTGGTGGCGGTCGACCATCACAAAGGCCAGGACCGACGACGCCAATTTCTAGCATTCGGTTCCGCAATCCTGATCGGCTGCCTGTGTGTGAAAATGGGCACCGGATCGCTGCTTTGTCTGGGCGCCATCGACTACATCTGGAACGCTTGGCACTTCGCTTCCCAGCACCACGGCATCTTCCAGATTTACCAGCGACAACGACGCGTAAGCGATCATACAAACTCGGAAACGCAGGCCAAGTCAGACAGCCCAACCAAGATTCGCTTCGAGCGTTTCCTGTTTCGCGGATTCATGCTCTACGTGATCGCACGCGTTGCCGGTTGGGGCTGGACCGAAGGACCTTTCGAGGGTTTCCGCTGGACCGGCACAGCGGACTGGCTGGTGCTGCTGATTCCGCTCGGCCTCGTAGTCCGCCAACTCATTCGTTACGCCCGACGTTCCCAAGCAACCGTCGCTAGCCTCGCGTATCTCACGAGCGTGATGTCACTGTTCACCGCGTTGCTGTTTGCTTCCCACTACGAAAACAGTCAATGG
The DNA window shown above is from Neorhodopirellula lusitana and carries:
- a CDS encoding glycosyltransferase, whose product is MSESSKRLIRHTSIVTAVTATVIYLTYRGLFTLNLDGIYASAASISLFVAEVYGCFLMFLYFFQIWELVEPEPVPPLENRSVDVYIPTYNEDPDLLRGTISAALALHYEHETYVLDDGNRPAVEELCRELGATYINRDSNLHAKAGNLNHAMEITEGEFVVIFDADHVSRQDFITRLLGYFDDDEMGFVQTPHSFYNFDNFHGTLNYGSQTYWEEGELFYNVIQPGKNYWNGVSFCGSAAMFRRTALEDVGCVATETITEDMHTGLRMHAKGWKSLFVNERLVSGQAATDVSTFNTQRLRWGEGNLGIFAYDNPITLPGLTLAQRLCYLGSMLSWTTGIQKLQLYIAPMLMLLTGVAPVAELSWTLGIITILYMLAIWTAVTVTANGHGNLVGTELTHMAAFWTQIQSCYRAVFKRKKTTFVVTSKSGRQTNSIRKFIMPQCLYIGGSALAIAWATTKYVVGISNDLPGLMVGSLLLLSQCWFAWQVIRRALRVADGAQDSWRHPCALHLSYSFKTDDSNVAGNAVTCDLNETGIGFHAFEEFNMNQEMQVTISAMGLSTTCPVRIRHKKLGLASNSGRDGNASSWRYGCEFVSPSTESLSVIWRLCSDYAVARMYDKFNARKNQDRPESIETQLASSKMARERVNLPITISDEFGNQRPTVTEGLTSTGCIVLLDECTQSMREFRIAISTPLGRVSGTAVVKHVHRTVLGCTPMQFVELQFCDFVGEGRSILLSLCSASGETKVSNVVKLRPPERQLPSLRPAMLAGSLAVAASIIAIMGTLFWNQDDLLISSSRDAVVVSAQTHEKLSVLLSKTLANPNSDENRLVKLRDIFQQIKDIESIEKLNEAIMLRDAKSFTARLCRARTFDGVGQFEKAAPMYAEMLASEDEQVDEIERHDLLISAGRNSANLGDFATAVKRFDQVDKASFETEPNLRREYAGLLAKTGKLNEAINLLNPYGSNNRKDRLLMAQLLAADQHFAQAMHHCQAILADNPSDRDALRLMADCGLAKQQFPTAAYHLERLVNLEPNDTGALKQLALSYLWGRQGSRAVKLTQNMLASAPHDLELQRAFVEATTLVPHLTRQQTRLLTEIATQRAIGDSDLATNELLVSALVKHRQSESLIPLLTELVQSNPQKISLRIQLVDLLEARGDYQLAEPHLRYLMTATGQSGTQTRLVASNANKVLSE